In Pseudomonas sp. Leaf58, one DNA window encodes the following:
- a CDS encoding ATP-binding protein translates to MIAKPTPPRRPRWRSLALLALCLAPLLWPLHHLAERYYQQELASQNRQTLDLYVANLLGTLHRYETLPQILVDLPALRGVLADPFRLEAVTNANRLLKDIVQQTGAEVMYLMDISGNTLAASNWDKRDTFVGRNFAFRPYFNEAMAGRLGRFFGQGTTSAKRGYFFAAAVRDRERIVGVLVVKVDLDHTETLWGRTPEQLLLTDHNGVVILTSRPDWRFRATRALTEAERQAIIAIQPYPTQAPQPLALTPDAWITQTRDIQETGWQVSILAPRTLVDRSVQTVMAIGAGTLLVLMLLAGLVMQRRRHYIDRIDFEARGRQELEKRVAERTADLEGLNTMLKRAVLERENAQQEAVRAQDELVQAGKLSVLGTMSASISHELNQPLAAIRSYAENAEILLDHQRTEDARGNLKLIGELTGRMASIIAHLRAFARRDRHAPESVALQPALDDALALLAKRRRAMAVELIRDLPEATLWVQAGETRLRQVLGNLLANALDALTEKANPRRLWLSAEQRDDCVYLYIRDNGPGFSRQALEHAKEPFFTTKTRTQGLGLGLAICESLMRALGGELLLANHPEGGALLTLQLRVAAPGATLPNSEDPSA, encoded by the coding sequence ATGATTGCAAAACCCACGCCCCCACGCCGTCCCCGCTGGCGCAGCCTGGCCCTGTTGGCGCTGTGCCTGGCCCCGTTACTGTGGCCCCTGCATCACCTGGCCGAACGCTACTATCAGCAAGAGCTGGCGTCGCAGAACCGCCAAACCCTCGACCTGTACGTCGCCAACTTGCTCGGCACCCTGCACCGCTATGAGACCCTGCCGCAGATCCTGGTTGACCTGCCGGCCCTGCGCGGTGTGCTGGCCGACCCGTTCCGCCTGGAGGCGGTGACCAACGCCAACCGCCTGCTTAAAGACATCGTCCAGCAGACCGGTGCCGAAGTGATGTACCTGATGGACATCAGCGGCAACACCCTGGCCGCCTCCAACTGGGACAAGCGCGACACCTTCGTCGGCCGTAATTTCGCCTTCCGCCCCTACTTCAACGAAGCCATGGCCGGCCGCCTGGGCCGGTTCTTCGGCCAAGGCACCACATCGGCCAAGCGCGGCTACTTCTTTGCCGCGGCAGTGCGTGACCGCGAGCGGATCGTTGGCGTACTGGTGGTCAAGGTCGACCTCGACCATACCGAAACCCTGTGGGGCCGTACCCCCGAGCAGCTATTGCTGACCGATCACAATGGCGTAGTCATCCTGACCTCGCGGCCCGACTGGCGCTTCCGCGCCACCCGTGCGCTGACCGAGGCCGAGCGCCAGGCCATTATTGCCATCCAGCCCTACCCAACCCAGGCCCCGCAACCACTGGCACTCACCCCAGACGCCTGGATCACCCAAACCCGCGACATCCAGGAAACCGGCTGGCAGGTCAGCATCCTCGCCCCGCGCACGCTGGTCGACCGCTCCGTGCAAACAGTGATGGCCATCGGCGCCGGCACGCTGCTGGTGCTGATGCTGTTGGCCGGCCTGGTGATGCAGCGGCGCCGCCATTACATCGACCGTATCGACTTCGAAGCCCGTGGCCGCCAGGAGCTGGAAAAGCGCGTGGCCGAGCGCACCGCCGACCTCGAAGGCTTGAATACCATGCTCAAGCGCGCCGTGCTGGAGCGCGAGAATGCTCAACAGGAAGCCGTGCGCGCGCAGGACGAGCTGGTGCAGGCAGGAAAACTGTCGGTACTCGGCACCATGTCGGCGAGCATCAGCCACGAGCTAAACCAGCCGCTGGCCGCCATCCGCAGCTACGCGGAAAACGCCGAGATCCTGCTTGACCACCAACGCACCGAAGACGCCCGCGGCAACCTCAAGCTGATCGGCGAGCTGACCGGGCGCATGGCCTCGATCATTGCCCATCTGCGCGCTTTCGCCCGCCGCGACCGCCACGCCCCCGAGAGTGTGGCCCTGCAGCCGGCCCTGGACGACGCCCTGGCATTGCTGGCCAAGCGCCGCCGGGCGATGGCCGTGGAGCTGATCCGCGACCTGCCGGAAGCCACCCTGTGGGTGCAGGCCGGCGAGACCCGTCTGCGCCAGGTGCTCGGCAACCTGCTGGCCAATGCCCTCGACGCCCTCACCGAAAAAGCCAACCCGCGCCGCCTGTGGCTAAGTGCCGAGCAGCGCGATGACTGCGTCTACCTGTACATCCGCGACAACGGCCCCGGCTTCAGCCGCCAGGCCCTGGAACACGCCAAGGAGCCGTTCTTCACCACCAAGACCCGCACCCAGGGCCTGGGCCTGGGTTTGGCTATTTGCGAAAGCCTGATGCGCGCCCTGGGCGGTGAACTACTGCTAGCCAACCACCCGGAAGGTGGCGCACTGCTGACCCTGCAACTACGTGTGGCCGCGCCTGGCGCTACTTTGCCCAATTCGGAGGACCCCTCGGCATGA
- the rfbB gene encoding dTDP-glucose 4,6-dehydratase: MRILVTGGAGFIGSALVRHLLDNTGHEVLNLDKLTYAGNLESLHSIASNARYEFVQADIADSATVSAVLERFQPQAIMHLAAESHVDRSIDGPAAFIQTNIVGTYALLEATRAWWSRLPADQRAAFRFHHISTDEVYGDLHGADDLFHETTPYAPSSPYSASKAASDHLVRAWHRTYGLPVLITNCSNNYGPYHFPEKLIPLMILNALAGKPLPVYGNGQQVRDWLFVEDHARALLEVVSRGQVGETYNIGGHNEQKNLDVVHAICALLEELAPQHPAGVANYAALITYVQDRPGHDLRYAIDASKIERELGWVPQETFASGLRKTVQWYLDNLEWCRHVQDGTYQGERLGHNDLKERIA; the protein is encoded by the coding sequence ATGCGCATACTTGTCACAGGCGGCGCCGGTTTCATTGGCTCGGCGCTGGTCCGTCACCTGCTCGACAACACCGGGCACGAAGTATTGAACCTCGACAAGCTGACCTACGCCGGCAACCTCGAGTCGCTGCACAGTATCGCCAGCAACGCCCGCTACGAATTCGTCCAGGCCGACATTGCCGACTCGGCCACCGTCAGCGCGGTGCTCGAACGCTTTCAGCCTCAGGCGATCATGCACCTGGCGGCCGAGTCACACGTGGACCGCTCGATCGACGGCCCGGCGGCGTTCATCCAGACCAACATCGTCGGCACCTATGCCCTGCTGGAAGCCACCCGCGCGTGGTGGAGCCGCCTGCCTGCCGACCAGCGCGCAGCCTTCCGCTTTCACCATATTTCCACCGACGAAGTGTATGGTGACCTGCACGGTGCCGATGACCTGTTCCACGAGACCACGCCCTATGCGCCAAGCTCGCCCTATTCGGCCAGCAAGGCGGCCTCGGACCACCTGGTGCGCGCCTGGCACCGCACCTACGGGCTGCCGGTGCTGATCACCAACTGCTCGAACAACTATGGCCCTTATCACTTCCCCGAGAAGCTGATCCCGTTAATGATCCTCAATGCCTTGGCTGGCAAACCGCTGCCGGTCTACGGCAATGGCCAGCAGGTGCGCGACTGGCTGTTCGTCGAGGACCATGCCCGGGCGCTACTCGAAGTGGTGAGCCGTGGCCAGGTGGGTGAGACCTACAATATCGGCGGCCACAACGAACAGAAGAACCTCGACGTGGTGCATGCAATCTGTGCACTGCTTGAAGAGCTGGCGCCACAACACCCGGCTGGCGTGGCCAATTACGCGGCGCTGATCACCTATGTTCAGGACCGCCCCGGCCACGACCTGCGTTATGCCATCGATGCCAGCAAAATCGAGCGGGAACTGGGTTGGGTCCCTCAAGAAACCTTCGCCAGCGGCCTGCGCAAGACCGTGCAGTGGTACCTCGACAACCTCGAGTGGTGCCGCCACGTCCAGGACGGCACCTACCAGGGTGAACGCCTGGGCCACAACGACCTCAAGGAGCGCATTGCATGA
- a CDS encoding TonB-dependent siderophore receptor: MLAPCRFSPLTLGLSLLFSAGLASAATTTLPELSVTADSDREQDNPQVKEVSTATRTSTPLRYVPQAIDTVKTANVLDYGSNTLGKALEGIPNVSSGADTRFDSVRIRGFDASNDFYLDGVRDDSQYIRDLHNIERVEVLKGPAAVLYGRGSQGGIVNRVSKAAEPGRRSTLEAQAGSEDLRSLYADLSADPSDTVSLRLNMGNEDNNSFRDGIDGSRQLFAPSMSWQLTPELNWLVQYEYSRYNRTPDRGIPGVNGRPADVSRSTTYGDTQRDYIDDRAQSLRSRLNYQLNETWQLRHTLGLFKLDSEFDNTYVTGYNAGTNTLTRQRWQQDLNTRNLFNNLEAEGDFDTLGLEHKLLLGLEFGNQKRDPVLYNAGEQKLPGWGEPGRHQQHTGNLVLSSNNHTVVDSRGLYLQDQIRLNDQWQVLAGVRFDQFDVETTNKDGLSEQQDSTSTSPRLGLVYTPWRDHSFYASWSKTFSPVGGGLIGITPGAPGNTNDTKPEETRQKEIGVKSDWLDQRLTTTLAIYELELYNRRTRDPNNPEITLLSGLQRSRGIELTATGNIVGNWYVRGGIGLQDATIVKDNNGQEGNRINDVAKRNGSLFVTWKPQLGWYAETGLTLVGDRYADNQNTTVLPGYGRWDALAGYRTHDWDVRAALSNIADKTYYSSATSAAQIQVGDPRSLVVTGSYSF, encoded by the coding sequence ATGCTTGCCCCCTGCCGCTTTTCACCCCTCACGCTAGGCTTGTCGCTGCTGTTCAGCGCCGGCCTGGCCAGTGCCGCCACCACCACCCTGCCGGAACTCTCGGTCACCGCCGACAGCGACCGCGAGCAGGACAACCCACAAGTCAAGGAAGTCAGTACCGCCACCCGCACCTCGACACCGCTGCGTTATGTGCCCCAGGCCATCGACACGGTGAAGACCGCCAATGTGCTGGATTACGGCAGCAACACCCTGGGCAAGGCGCTGGAAGGGATCCCCAACGTCAGCAGCGGCGCCGACACGCGCTTCGACAGCGTGCGTATCCGCGGCTTCGACGCCAGTAACGATTTCTACTTGGACGGTGTTCGCGACGACAGCCAGTACATCCGCGACCTGCATAACATCGAGCGGGTCGAAGTACTCAAGGGGCCAGCGGCGGTGCTGTACGGCCGCGGCAGCCAGGGCGGCATCGTCAACCGGGTCAGCAAGGCAGCCGAGCCAGGCCGCCGCTCCACCCTCGAGGCGCAGGCCGGCAGCGAAGACCTGCGTAGCCTGTATGCCGACCTTAGCGCCGACCCCAGCGACACCGTCAGCCTGCGCCTGAACATGGGCAACGAGGACAACAACAGCTTCCGCGATGGCATCGACGGCAGCCGCCAGCTATTCGCCCCGTCCATGAGCTGGCAGCTCACACCCGAGCTGAACTGGCTGGTGCAATACGAATATAGCCGCTACAACCGCACCCCCGACCGTGGCATCCCTGGGGTCAACGGTCGTCCGGCCGACGTCAGCCGCAGCACCACCTACGGGGACACCCAGCGCGACTACATCGACGACCGCGCGCAGTCGCTGCGCTCGCGCCTGAACTACCAACTGAACGAAACCTGGCAGCTGCGCCATACCTTGGGCCTGTTCAAGCTCGACAGCGAATTCGACAACACCTACGTCACCGGCTACAACGCCGGCACCAACACCTTGACCCGGCAACGCTGGCAACAAGACCTGAACACCCGCAACCTGTTCAACAACCTGGAGGCCGAGGGCGATTTCGACACCCTGGGCCTGGAGCACAAGTTGCTGCTGGGCCTGGAGTTCGGCAACCAGAAGCGTGACCCGGTGCTGTACAACGCTGGCGAACAGAAGCTGCCCGGCTGGGGCGAACCAGGGCGCCACCAGCAGCACACTGGCAACCTGGTGCTGTCGAGTAACAACCACACGGTGGTCGACAGCCGCGGCCTGTACCTGCAAGACCAAATTCGCCTTAACGATCAATGGCAGGTGCTCGCCGGCGTGCGCTTCGACCAGTTCGACGTGGAAACCACCAACAAGGATGGCCTAAGCGAACAACAGGACAGCACCAGCACCAGCCCACGCTTGGGTCTGGTCTACACACCGTGGCGTGACCATTCGTTCTACGCCTCGTGGAGCAAAACCTTCTCACCGGTAGGTGGCGGCCTGATCGGCATCACCCCGGGTGCGCCAGGTAACACCAACGACACCAAGCCCGAAGAGACCCGGCAGAAAGAAATCGGGGTGAAGAGCGACTGGCTCGACCAGCGCTTGACCACTACCTTGGCCATCTACGAGCTGGAGCTGTACAACCGCCGCACCCGCGACCCGAACAACCCGGAAATCACCTTGCTCAGCGGCTTGCAGCGTTCGCGCGGCATCGAACTGACCGCCACCGGCAACATCGTCGGCAATTGGTATGTACGCGGCGGCATCGGCTTGCAGGACGCGACTATCGTCAAGGACAACAACGGCCAGGAAGGCAACCGCATCAATGACGTGGCCAAACGTAACGGCAGTTTGTTCGTAACCTGGAAACCACAACTGGGCTGGTATGCAGAAACCGGCTTGACGCTGGTCGGCGACCGTTACGCAGACAACCAGAACACCACTGTGTTGCCGGGGTATGGCCGCTGGGACGCGTTGGCGGGGTACCGCACGCATGACTGGGATGTGCGGGCGGCGTTGAGCAACATTGCCGACAAGACTTACTACAGCTCGGCGACCAGTGCGGCGCAGATCCAAGTGGGTGACCCGCGCAGCCTAGTGGTGACTGGCAGTTACAGCTTCTGA
- the aguA gene encoding agmatine deiminase has product MKTLNSTPRADGFHMPAEWAPQTQVWMVWPERPDNWRLGGKPAQAAHVTLAKAIARFEPVTVAVSAGQYENARRQLDQPNIRVVEISNDDAWVRDTGPTFVINDQGEVRGVDWGFNAWGGFDGGLYAPWNRDEELAAKVLEMERCQRYHTEGFVLEGGSIHVDGEGTVITTEECLLNRNRNPHLSREQIEAVLRDQLAVDTVVWLPDGLYNDETDGHVDNFCCYVRPGEVLLAWTDDSNDPNYARCHAAMEVLKHTRDAKGREFIVHKMPIPGPLFATAEECGGVDQVAGSQERDPSVRLAGSYVNFLIVNGGIIAPSFDDPADAEARAILAKIFPDHEVVMIPGRELLLGGGNIHCLTQQQPAPVKR; this is encoded by the coding sequence ATGAAAACCCTCAATTCTACCCCTCGTGCCGATGGTTTCCACATGCCCGCCGAATGGGCCCCGCAAACCCAGGTGTGGATGGTGTGGCCGGAGCGCCCAGACAACTGGCGCCTGGGCGGCAAGCCGGCACAGGCAGCCCACGTGACTTTGGCCAAGGCCATTGCCCGCTTCGAACCGGTCACGGTCGCGGTGTCCGCCGGCCAGTACGAAAATGCTCGTCGCCAACTCGACCAGCCGAACATCCGCGTGGTCGAGATTAGCAACGACGACGCCTGGGTGCGTGACACCGGCCCGACCTTCGTCATCAACGACCAGGGCGAAGTGCGCGGCGTGGATTGGGGCTTCAATGCCTGGGGCGGCTTCGATGGCGGCCTTTATGCACCGTGGAACCGTGACGAGGAACTGGCGGCCAAGGTCCTCGAAATGGAACGCTGCCAGCGCTACCACACTGAGGGTTTCGTGCTCGAAGGCGGCTCGATCCATGTGGACGGCGAAGGCACCGTGATCACCACCGAAGAATGCCTGCTCAACCGTAACCGCAACCCGCACCTGAGCCGCGAGCAGATCGAAGCGGTGCTGCGCGACCAGCTGGCGGTGGATACCGTGGTCTGGCTGCCGGATGGCCTGTACAACGACGAGACCGATGGCCATGTCGACAACTTCTGCTGTTACGTGCGCCCGGGCGAAGTGTTACTGGCCTGGACCGATGATTCCAACGACCCCAACTATGCACGCTGCCACGCTGCCATGGAGGTGTTGAAGCACACCCGCGATGCCAAGGGCCGTGAGTTCATCGTGCACAAAATGCCGATCCCGGGCCCGTTGTTTGCCACTGCCGAAGAGTGTGGCGGCGTCGACCAGGTGGCCGGCAGCCAGGAGCGTGACCCTTCGGTGCGCCTGGCCGGCTCGTACGTGAACTTCCTGATCGTCAACGGCGGCATCATTGCACCAAGCTTCGACGACCCAGCAGATGCTGAGGCCAGAGCGATTCTGGCGAAGATCTTCCCCGACCACGAGGTGGTGATGATCCCTGGCCGTGAGCTGTTGTTGGGCGGTGGCAACATCCACTGCCTTACCCAGCAGCAGCCGGCGCCGGTCAAGCGCTGA
- a CDS encoding sigma-54 dependent transcriptional regulator has protein sequence MTTETLIDSQAQVILVDDDPHLRQALSQTLDLAGLKVVALADAQGLAERIEADWPGVVVSDIRMPGIDGLQLLEQLHGRDSELPVLLITGHGDVPLAVQAMRAGAYDFLEKPFATDALLDSVRRALALRRLVLDNRSLRLALSDRHQLATRLVGQSPAMQRLREQIGALAGTRADVLILGETGAGKEVVARALHDLSSRRDGPFVAINAGALAESVVESELFGHEPGAFTGAQKRRIGKFEFANGGTLFLDEIESMSLDVQVKLLRMLQERVVERLGGNQLIPLDIRIIAATKEDLRQSADQGRFRADLYYRLNVAPLRIPPLRERGDDILVLFQHFADAASQRHGLPPHTLQPAQRAMLLRHGWPGNVRELQNAAERFALGLELALDGQVPPAAIPSAPLLSGNLSEQVEQFERSLIAAELAQPHSSMRSLAEALGVPRKTLHDKLRKHGLSFEGGSGGHDDQEENR, from the coding sequence ATGACCACTGAGACACTGATCGACAGCCAAGCCCAGGTGATCCTGGTCGACGACGACCCGCACCTGCGCCAGGCACTGAGCCAGACCCTGGACCTGGCCGGGCTCAAGGTGGTCGCCCTGGCCGATGCCCAAGGCCTGGCTGAACGCATCGAGGCCGACTGGCCTGGGGTGGTGGTCAGCGATATCCGCATGCCCGGCATCGATGGCCTGCAACTGCTGGAGCAACTGCACGGTCGCGATAGCGAGCTGCCGGTGCTGCTGATCACCGGCCACGGTGATGTACCGCTGGCGGTGCAGGCGATGCGCGCCGGGGCCTATGACTTCCTGGAAAAACCCTTTGCTACAGACGCCCTGCTCGACAGCGTGCGCCGCGCCCTGGCCCTGCGCCGCCTGGTGCTGGACAACCGCAGCCTGCGCCTGGCCCTAAGCGACCGCCATCAACTGGCCACCCGCCTGGTCGGCCAGTCGCCGGCCATGCAGCGCCTGCGCGAGCAGATCGGCGCCTTGGCCGGCACCCGCGCCGATGTGCTGATTTTGGGGGAAACCGGCGCCGGCAAAGAGGTGGTGGCCCGCGCCCTGCACGACCTGTCTAGCCGCCGTGATGGGCCGTTCGTGGCGATCAACGCCGGCGCGCTGGCCGAGTCGGTGGTCGAAAGCGAACTGTTCGGCCATGAGCCCGGCGCGTTCACTGGCGCGCAAAAGCGCCGCATCGGCAAGTTCGAGTTTGCCAACGGCGGTACGCTGTTCCTCGACGAAATCGAGAGCATGAGCCTGGACGTACAGGTGAAGCTGCTGCGCATGTTGCAGGAGCGGGTGGTCGAACGCCTGGGCGGCAACCAGCTGATCCCGCTGGATATCCGCATCATTGCTGCGACCAAGGAGGACCTGCGCCAGTCCGCCGACCAAGGGCGTTTCCGCGCCGACCTGTATTACCGTTTGAATGTGGCGCCGCTGCGTATTCCGCCGCTGCGCGAGCGCGGCGATGACATCCTGGTGCTGTTCCAACACTTCGCCGACGCCGCCAGCCAGCGCCACGGCCTGCCGCCGCACACCTTGCAGCCGGCCCAACGCGCCATGCTGCTGCGCCACGGCTGGCCAGGTAACGTGCGCGAGCTGCAAAACGCCGCTGAGCGTTTTGCCCTTGGCCTGGAGCTGGCCTTGGACGGCCAGGTGCCACCTGCGGCAATACCTTCTGCACCGCTGCTAAGCGGCAACCTCAGCGAGCAAGTCGAGCAGTTTGAACGCTCACTGATCGCTGCCGAACTGGCCCAGCCACACAGCTCCATGCGCAGCCTGGCCGAAGCGCTGGGTGTCCCCCGCAAAACCCTGCACGACAAGCTGCGCAAGCATGGCTTGAGCTTTGAAGGCGGCAGCGGCGGGCATGACGATCAAGAGGAAAACCGTTGA
- the rfbC gene encoding dTDP-4-dehydrorhamnose 3,5-epimerase, with product MNIIPTAIPDVLIIEPKVFGDSRGFFFEAFNARDFARQTGVTTDFVQDNHSRSVKGVLRGLHYQVENTQGKLVRVVQGEIRDIAVDVRESSPTFGQWVAVHLSADNHRQLWIPPGFAHGFAVVSESAEFLYKTTDYYNPRADRCIRWDDPQLAIDWQLDAPPLLSEKDKVGVPFSEAQWLP from the coding sequence ATGAATATCATCCCCACCGCCATCCCCGACGTACTGATCATCGAACCCAAGGTGTTCGGTGACAGCCGTGGCTTTTTTTTCGAAGCGTTCAATGCCCGCGATTTTGCACGGCAGACCGGCGTTACCACCGACTTTGTCCAGGACAACCACTCACGCTCCGTCAAGGGCGTGCTGCGCGGGCTGCACTACCAAGTGGAAAACACCCAAGGCAAGCTGGTGCGCGTGGTGCAAGGCGAGATCCGCGACATTGCCGTGGATGTGCGAGAAAGCTCCCCCACGTTTGGCCAGTGGGTCGCGGTACACCTGTCGGCTGACAACCATCGCCAGCTGTGGATTCCCCCTGGGTTTGCGCACGGGTTTGCCGTGGTGAGCGAGTCGGCCGAGTTTTTGTACAAGACAACCGACTACTACAACCCGCGTGCAGACCGCTGCATCCGTTGGGATGACCCACAACTGGCCATCGACTGGCAGCTGGATGCGCCACCGCTGCTGTCCGAAAAAGACAAGGTCGGCGTGCCCTTCAGCGAGGCGCAATGGCTGCCATGA
- the rfbD gene encoding dTDP-4-dehydrorhamnose reductase, which yields MRILVCGRNGQVAQALQMHLAGLGELHVLGREQLDLADPEALRAPLRRLAPDLIINAAAYTAVDQAEQEPQQAFAINAHSPRVLAEEAARLDAPLMHFSTDYVFAGDKATPYTEDDSPNPLGVYGQSKLAGEQAIAAVAEKHLILRTSWVYSQYGRNFLLTMQRLLQEKPQLRVVNDQVGAPTWAGTLATCTRGLIERWQAGQAGAWGTYHLTAQGETSWFGFAQAIAEQLKAQGLPCAELLPIPSSDYPTPARRPLNSRLDCSRLVREWHVSLPHWQQALIDCLK from the coding sequence ATGAGGATTCTCGTTTGTGGCCGCAATGGCCAGGTCGCTCAGGCCTTGCAGATGCACTTGGCAGGCCTTGGCGAACTGCATGTACTGGGCCGGGAGCAACTGGACCTGGCCGATCCCGAAGCACTCCGCGCGCCTTTGCGCCGGCTGGCCCCTGACCTGATCATCAACGCTGCCGCCTACACCGCCGTGGACCAGGCAGAGCAGGAGCCGCAGCAGGCGTTTGCCATCAACGCCCACAGCCCGCGCGTGCTCGCCGAAGAAGCAGCAAGGCTCGACGCACCATTGATGCACTTTTCCACCGATTATGTGTTCGCGGGGGACAAGGCAACACCCTATACCGAAGATGATTCACCCAACCCGTTGGGCGTCTATGGCCAAAGCAAGCTGGCGGGGGAACAGGCGATCGCCGCTGTTGCGGAAAAACACCTGATCCTGCGCACCAGCTGGGTCTATTCGCAGTACGGGCGCAACTTTCTGCTGACCATGCAGCGCCTGCTGCAGGAAAAACCCCAATTACGCGTGGTGAACGACCAGGTCGGCGCCCCAACCTGGGCCGGCACCCTTGCCACCTGCACGCGCGGCCTGATCGAGCGCTGGCAGGCCGGTCAGGCCGGCGCCTGGGGCACCTATCACCTGACGGCGCAAGGTGAAACCTCCTGGTTCGGCTTCGCCCAGGCCATCGCCGAGCAGCTCAAGGCCCAGGGCCTGCCTTGCGCTGAACTGCTACCGATCCCGTCCAGCGATTACCCCACCCCGGCGCGCCGCCCCCTCAACTCGCGCCTGGACTGCTCTCGCCTGGTGCGGGAATGGCACGTCAGCCTGCCACACTGGCAGCAAGCGCTGATCGACTGCCTTAAGTAG
- the rfbA gene encoding glucose-1-phosphate thymidylyltransferase RfbA codes for MTKGIVLAGGSGTRLHPITLGVSKQLLPIYDKPMIYYPISVLMLADIRDILLISTPQDLPQYRQLFGDGSQFGIRITYAEQPSPDGLAQAFLIGEDFIGDDSVCLILGDNIFHGQSFTEQLQRAVNHPSGATVFGYWVKDPERFGVVEFDERGNALSIEEKPLQPKSNYAVTGLYFYDNDVIEIAKGIRPSPRGELEITDVTNAYLKRGDLRVERFGRGFAWLDTGTHESLLDASQYVQTVENRQGLKVACLEEIAFNKGWITRDQLLAKAEKLKKTGYGQYLSKLANEPA; via the coding sequence ATGACCAAGGGAATCGTCCTCGCCGGAGGCTCCGGCACCCGGCTGCACCCCATTACGCTTGGCGTGTCCAAGCAACTGCTGCCGATCTACGACAAACCCATGATCTATTACCCGATCTCGGTGCTGATGCTCGCCGATATCCGGGACATCTTGTTGATTTCCACCCCACAGGACCTGCCTCAGTATCGCCAGCTGTTCGGCGACGGTAGCCAGTTCGGTATCCGCATCACGTATGCCGAGCAGCCATCGCCAGACGGCCTGGCCCAGGCGTTCCTGATTGGCGAGGACTTCATAGGTGACGACTCGGTCTGCCTGATTCTTGGCGACAACATCTTCCACGGCCAGAGCTTCACCGAGCAGTTGCAGCGCGCAGTCAACCACCCAAGCGGGGCGACTGTTTTCGGCTACTGGGTCAAGGACCCGGAGCGCTTCGGCGTGGTCGAGTTCGATGAGCGGGGCAACGCCCTTTCCATCGAGGAAAAGCCCCTGCAACCGAAGTCCAACTATGCGGTTACCGGGCTGTACTTCTACGACAACGACGTGATCGAAATTGCCAAGGGTATTCGCCCGTCGCCCCGCGGCGAGCTGGAAATCACCGATGTGACCAATGCCTACCTCAAGCGCGGCGACCTGCGTGTGGAGCGCTTCGGGCGTGGCTTCGCCTGGCTCGACACCGGCACCCACGAGAGCCTGCTGGATGCCTCGCAGTATGTGCAAACCGTGGAAAACCGCCAGGGCCTGAAAGTGGCGTGCCTGGAGGAGATCGCCTTCAACAAAGGCTGGATCACCCGTGACCAGTTGCTGGCCAAGGCAGAAAAACTGAAGAAGACCGGTTATGGTCAGTACTTGAGCAAACTGGCCAACGAACCTGCATGA